From Lentimicrobium sp. L6, the proteins below share one genomic window:
- a CDS encoding TfoX/Sxy family protein, whose amino-acid sequence MATDKDFVNYVADQMEQAGEIRTRAMFGEYGIYCNDKFFALICDNKLFIKPTKAGRAFLGEVNEAPPYEGAKPSFLITEELEDRDKLAELVKVTITELPAPKPKKEK is encoded by the coding sequence ATGGCAACAGATAAAGACTTTGTAAATTACGTGGCAGACCAGATGGAGCAGGCTGGAGAGATCAGAACGAGAGCCATGTTTGGGGAGTATGGAATATACTGTAATGATAAATTCTTCGCTCTGATTTGTGATAATAAGCTATTCATTAAACCCACAAAAGCTGGAAGAGCTTTTCTTGGTGAGGTCAATGAAGCACCTCCCTATGAAGGCGCAAAACCAAGCTTCTTAATTACGGAGGAATTGGAAGACAGAGATAAACTCGCCGAATTGGTGAAGGTTACTATTACAGAATTGCCAGCGCCTAAGCCTAAGAAAGAGAAATAG
- a CDS encoding DUF4180 domain-containing protein, protein MEIKTHLTPSTKIAELISDKKLVNSVEEGFQIMIDLYYQDYDKIIMQEYHFNAKFFDLKTRIFGDLLQKFSNYKVKLAIIGKFSKYESKSFQDFIKESNQQKRVFFLSNLEEAIHQLNS, encoded by the coding sequence ATGGAAATCAAAACTCATCTTACTCCCTCTACTAAAATTGCTGAGCTAATTTCCGATAAGAAGCTAGTGAACTCAGTTGAAGAGGGTTTTCAAATTATGATAGACCTTTATTATCAGGATTATGATAAAATCATCATGCAAGAGTATCATTTTAATGCAAAATTCTTCGATTTGAAAACTAGAATATTCGGAGACCTCCTCCAAAAATTCTCCAATTACAAAGTAAAACTGGCTATTATTGGCAAGTTCTCAAAATACGAAAGCAAGAGTTTTCAAGACTTTATAAAAGAGAGTAATCAACAAAAAAGAGTATTTTTCCTTTCAAATTTAGAGGAAGCTATTCATCAATTAAATTCTTAA
- a CDS encoding M81 family metallopeptidase codes for MKKVLYFLSLILLLSCGTSVNKEEQQKDLPRIAIAGIAIESSTFSPAQTHKEAFHARRGEEVYTYYNFLSPDSINRKRATYFPSLRGHAIPGGIVTREAYESLLKETLERLKENLPYDGLFLDIHGAMSVVGLEDPEGDFIIKIREVIGYETIISTSMDLHGNVSPRLAENSDLITCYRLAPHEDATESRKRALTNLLDRLESGKGKPAFKAWIPIPILLPGEKTSTRIEPGKSLYAQVAPVADKEGILDAAIWVGYAWADEKRNHAVVMVTGDEKQKVIENAEALAQSFWEVRNDFVFVAPVAPLEECLNMAIASNNHPFIISDMGDNPTAGGAGDVTWTLNEILSHPEFKTEEGSKLIYASIPGPDLVKKALEAGVGGQVKGEVGAAIDDRFSPPIQLEGKVMAIKHGDKYAETEVVVQVGSVSVIVTKIRKPYHHESDFTNLGLNPRGADIVVVKIGYLVPELYDMRADWIMAQTPGGVDQDLERLGYKHIKRPMFPLDADMADPDLSARLIPISGSKK; via the coding sequence ATGAAAAAAGTACTCTATTTCCTATCACTAATCTTATTATTATCCTGTGGAACATCAGTAAATAAAGAAGAACAACAAAAAGATTTACCTCGCATTGCCATAGCTGGAATTGCCATTGAATCGAGCACCTTTTCTCCGGCTCAAACCCACAAAGAAGCTTTTCATGCTCGTCGTGGCGAGGAGGTATATACCTATTATAATTTCCTTTCGCCAGATTCCATCAACAGAAAAAGAGCAACCTATTTCCCTAGCCTTAGAGGTCATGCCATCCCTGGTGGAATTGTTACCCGTGAAGCTTACGAATCATTACTCAAAGAAACGCTAGAAAGACTCAAAGAAAACCTTCCCTACGATGGTTTATTCCTCGATATTCATGGTGCCATGAGCGTGGTAGGTTTAGAAGATCCAGAGGGTGACTTTATCATCAAAATAAGAGAAGTAATAGGTTATGAAACCATCATTTCTACTTCAATGGATTTGCATGGAAATGTTTCGCCACGATTGGCCGAGAATAGTGATTTAATCACTTGTTATCGTTTGGCTCCCCATGAAGATGCCACAGAATCAAGAAAACGAGCTTTGACTAATCTTTTAGATAGATTAGAAAGTGGAAAAGGAAAACCAGCCTTTAAAGCTTGGATTCCTATTCCCATCTTACTTCCAGGAGAAAAAACCAGCACCAGAATTGAACCCGGAAAAAGTCTTTATGCGCAGGTAGCTCCAGTGGCTGATAAAGAAGGGATTTTAGATGCTGCCATTTGGGTCGGTTATGCTTGGGCCGATGAAAAACGCAATCATGCAGTGGTGATGGTTACGGGTGATGAAAAACAAAAAGTAATAGAAAACGCAGAAGCATTGGCACAAAGCTTTTGGGAGGTGAGAAATGATTTTGTATTTGTAGCACCAGTTGCCCCATTAGAGGAATGTTTAAATATGGCTATTGCCAGCAATAATCACCCATTCATCATTAGCGATATGGGCGATAATCCTACTGCTGGTGGTGCAGGGGATGTAACTTGGACATTAAATGAAATACTAAGCCATCCTGAATTTAAAACGGAGGAAGGTTCAAAATTAATATATGCTTCTATTCCTGGTCCCGACCTTGTTAAAAAAGCTTTAGAAGCTGGAGTAGGTGGACAAGTAAAAGGAGAAGTGGGAGCCGCTATTGATGATCGATTTTCACCACCAATTCAGTTAGAAGGAAAAGTAATGGCCATAAAGCATGGCGATAAATATGCTGAAACCGAAGTAGTGGTACAAGTAGGTTCTGTTTCAGTCATTGTTACCAAAATACGTAAGCCCTATCATCATGAAAGCGATTTCACCAATCTAGGTTTAAATCCTAGAGGTGCAGATATTGTCGTAGTGAAAATTGGATACCTAGTACCAGAACTTTATGATATGCGTGCCGATTGGATTATGGCCCAAACCCCAGGCGGTGTGGATCAAGACCTAGAAAGATTGGGGTATAAACACATAAAACGCCCTATGTTTCCATTGGATGCAGATATGGCAGATCCAGACCTCAGCGCGCGTTTAATCCCAATCTCTGGATCAAAAAAATAA
- a CDS encoding PKD domain-containing protein codes for MKRIYLFFVLVFLGTQIMALDLVVNGTVVDENGDAISGHMVNIYSSDSIAGFFYSNSVFTNSDGYYIDEITLDDENTQGEIILSTETCNDYLVVSQFFNPGNMEIYYDFEVCTDTSGGGGGNDTTNYSCENFFYYIGEGLEYQFAGEIFSEGDAIFSWNFGDGTTAEGMEVNHTFAEDGTYSVSLETVLNDTCEYISTQTIYVMQDTTGGGNDSTNCQNAFEFEVDDMTVTVWGYGLDNTEIIDFAWSFGDGTSAEGQEVTHEYANGGDYMIILTTTNVEGCVATSSHWVNIVGGSSGEFLWGQVFAENMPLDSGIASLYGIMNDTVSGQDFVLIAQCVIDSIGAYYFADIPQGSYLILAEADQSSLHFNTTYPTYYGDAIYWLDATIITLGELENPYDIILQTTSGANSGDGVINGDIIGDGFKSQLSADDISLFLLSETGNPLEITSSIDAGFDFSNIAFGTYMVYAEVIGLTTQPAIITLSADNPTSHVEINITENGVTTGLEDIASRYIARIGDIYPNPVGNIAYLEVEAQEATQVEVLIINQLGQVMYEAQEQLSMGTQRLEINTNQLKSGLYFLQLRNDGKNMISQKFIK; via the coding sequence ATGAAACGTATTTATTTATTCTTTGTCCTAGTTTTTTTAGGAACGCAAATCATGGCATTAGATTTAGTGGTCAACGGAACGGTAGTTGATGAAAATGGAGATGCCATCTCTGGCCATATGGTCAATATTTATAGCAGCGACTCAATTGCTGGATTTTTCTATTCTAATTCTGTATTTACCAATAGCGATGGTTATTATATTGATGAAATTACTTTAGACGATGAAAATACTCAAGGAGAAATCATCCTCTCCACAGAAACTTGTAATGACTATTTAGTGGTTTCACAGTTTTTCAATCCTGGCAATATGGAAATCTATTATGATTTTGAAGTTTGTACAGATACTTCTGGTGGAGGTGGAGGAAATGATACCACCAACTATAGTTGTGAAAACTTCTTCTATTACATAGGTGAAGGTCTAGAATATCAATTTGCAGGTGAGATATTTAGCGAAGGTGATGCCATATTCTCATGGAACTTCGGTGATGGAACAACAGCTGAAGGAATGGAAGTGAACCATACTTTTGCAGAAGATGGAACTTATTCAGTAAGCCTAGAAACTGTTCTTAACGATACTTGTGAATATATTTCTACACAAACTATTTATGTGATGCAAGACACCACAGGTGGAGGAAACGATTCTACCAATTGTCAGAATGCATTTGAATTTGAAGTAGATGATATGACGGTTACCGTTTGGGGTTACGGACTCGATAATACTGAAATCATAGACTTTGCATGGAGTTTTGGTGATGGTACAAGTGCTGAAGGTCAAGAAGTCACTCATGAGTATGCCAATGGTGGTGATTATATGATTATATTGACTACTACTAATGTTGAAGGCTGTGTAGCAACATCTAGCCATTGGGTGAATATTGTAGGTGGTAGCTCTGGAGAATTCCTATGGGGGCAAGTATTTGCAGAAAACATGCCTCTTGACTCAGGAATAGCTAGCCTATATGGTATTATGAACGATACTGTTTCTGGTCAAGACTTTGTATTAATAGCTCAGTGTGTAATAGATTCTATTGGGGCTTACTATTTTGCTGATATACCTCAAGGTAGCTATTTAATTTTAGCAGAAGCTGACCAATCTTCATTACATTTTAATACTACTTATCCGACCTATTATGGCGATGCTATCTATTGGTTAGATGCAACTATTATTACTCTTGGTGAACTAGAGAACCCATATGATATTATTCTTCAGACTACTTCTGGTGCCAACTCTGGCGACGGTGTCATCAATGGAGATATTATAGGGGATGGTTTTAAAAGTCAGTTGTCAGCTGATGATATTAGTTTATTCTTATTATCTGAAACTGGAAATCCATTAGAGATTACATCTAGTATTGACGCAGGATTCGATTTCTCTAATATCGCTTTCGGCACCTATATGGTATATGCTGAAGTAATAGGTTTAACAACTCAGCCAGCTATTATTACCTTAAGCGCTGACAATCCTACTTCTCATGTGGAAATCAATATTACCGAAAATGGAGTCACCACAGGATTAGAAGATATCGCATCAAGATATATCGCTCGTATTGGTGATATTTATCCTAATCCAGTAGGCAATATAGCTTATCTCGAAGTAGAAGCTCAAGAAGCTACTCAAGTTGAGGTTTTAATTATCAATCAACTAGGACAAGTGATGTATGAAGCCCAAGAGCAATTAAGTATGGGAACACAAAGATTAGAAATCAATACCAATCAATTAAAATCTGGTTTATATTTCCTACAGCTAAGAAACGATGGAAAGAATATGATAAGCCAGAAGTTTATTAAATAA